From Oceanococcus atlanticus, a single genomic window includes:
- the astA gene encoding arginine N-succinyltransferase, with protein MLLIRPIRESDLPALVELAGAAGIGMTSLPGDVELLRSKIELSLSSFAAPHDPAQPRETQFLFVAEDLDTGALAGTTAIKSGIGLSDPFYSYRLDKIVHASPQLGVHKVMPTLYLSNDYTGAAELASLLLAPGYRSGGNGHLLSKCRFLFLAQHGLRFPSTLIADMRGVSDAQGRSPFWEALGQHFFSMDFPLADRLSGSRSKAFIAELMPRHPIYVPLLPADAQAVIAQVHDNTRPALKLLEAEGFRHKGYVDIFDAGPTLEAELGQIRAVAQSQVGACEMADLPEDTPLHLVATTAWDAFHCVLAPAQWQGDVWRVGTAQARALGCDHGQPVRAVALKPEKHPEHASS; from the coding sequence ATGCTGCTGATACGTCCCATCCGTGAATCTGATCTGCCGGCGCTGGTCGAGCTGGCCGGTGCGGCAGGCATCGGCATGACCTCGCTGCCCGGCGATGTCGAGCTGTTGCGTAGCAAGATCGAGCTGTCGCTGAGCAGCTTTGCTGCGCCACATGACCCGGCGCAGCCGCGCGAGACGCAGTTTCTGTTCGTGGCCGAGGATCTCGATACGGGCGCGCTGGCCGGCACCACGGCGATCAAGTCCGGAATCGGGTTGAGCGATCCGTTTTACAGCTATCGTCTGGACAAGATCGTGCACGCATCGCCGCAACTGGGCGTGCACAAGGTGATGCCGACCCTGTACCTGAGCAACGACTACACCGGTGCCGCGGAACTGGCCTCCTTGCTGTTGGCGCCGGGTTATCGCAGCGGCGGCAACGGGCATCTGCTGTCGAAATGCCGGTTTCTGTTTCTGGCCCAGCACGGCCTACGGTTCCCATCCACACTGATTGCCGACATGCGCGGCGTTTCGGACGCGCAGGGTCGCTCGCCTTTCTGGGAAGCCCTGGGCCAGCATTTCTTTTCCATGGATTTTCCGCTGGCCGACCGCCTGTCCGGTTCGCGCAGCAAGGCCTTTATCGCCGAGCTGATGCCACGTCATCCAATCTACGTGCCGTTGCTGCCGGCCGATGCTCAGGCGGTGATTGCCCAGGTTCACGACAACACCCGGCCCGCCTTGAAGCTGCTTGAGGCCGAAGGTTTCCGGCACAAGGGTTATGTCGACATTTTTGATGCCGGTCCGACCCTGGAGGCCGAGCTCGGGCAGATTCGTGCGGTGGCGCAAAGTCAGGTGGGGGCCTGCGAGATGGCCGATCTGCCCGAAGATACGCCCTTGCATCTGGTTGCGACCACCGCCTGGGACGCGTTTCATTGCGTGCTGGCGCCGGCGCAGTGGCAGGGTGATGTTTGGCGCGTCGGCACGGCGCAGGCCAGGGCGCTGGGTTGTGACCACGGGCAGCCCGTACGTGCGGTTGCGCTCAAACCTGAAAAACATCCGGAGCATGCCTCGTCATGA
- a CDS encoding Lrp/AsnC family transcriptional regulator: MTSSLDDRLLSALRRNARLSTSELARQLDVSRATVQNRIRKLEDAGIIEGYTVRLGQSWRDKRIRAHVLVEVEQKRSAEVTRRLEQLDSVAALYVISGNYDLILELEVDSTGALSRQLDDIGLLTGVLRTTSSVILETRVRQ; encoded by the coding sequence ATGACAAGCTCGCTGGATGACCGCCTGCTCAGCGCTTTGCGCCGCAACGCCCGCCTGAGCACCAGCGAGCTGGCCCGTCAGCTCGATGTTTCACGCGCCACGGTGCAGAACCGCATTCGCAAGCTGGAAGACGCCGGCATCATCGAGGGATACACCGTGCGTCTGGGTCAAAGCTGGCGTGACAAACGCATCCGCGCCCACGTGCTGGTCGAGGTCGAGCAAAAACGCAGTGCCGAGGTCACCCGCCGCCTGGAGCAGCTCGACAGCGTTGCCGCGCTGTATGTGATCAGCGGCAACTACGATCTGATCCTGGAGCTTGAGGTGGACAGCACCGGCGCGCTGAGCCGCCAGCTGGATGACATCGGCCTGCTCACCGGCGTGCTGCGCACCACCTCATCAGTGATTCTGGAAACCCGGGTCCGCCAGTAA
- the astD gene encoding succinylglutamate-semialdehyde dehydrogenase, with amino-acid sequence MSDLYIDGQWLAGEAEAMTSVDPARNRPVWNGHAASAAQVDAAVAAARAAAPGWARTSRAQRLEVLERFVALLKQHHEALAACIAEETGKPLWEARTEVSAMAGKLAISVQAQDERAGHKQSDLPAGRAVLRHRPHGVVAVFGPYNFPGHLPNGHIIPALLAGNSVVFKPSELTPWVAVQTLKLWDEAGIPAGVLNLVQGAAATGKALATHADLDGLFFTGSSRTGGLLHEQFAAHPGKILALEMGGNNPLIVEQVADLDAAVHDIVQSAFVTAGQRCTCARRLFVPQEAWGDALLDRLVAISARLRVGPPDADPQPFMGAVISAAAAAGLLAAHEGLIKAGGQSLLAMRQLDPNTGFVTPGIVDVTALGDALPDEEHFGPLLKVVRYGDFDAALRMANATRFGLSAGLISDDAERYAEFLHGIRAGIVNWNRPITGAASSAPFGGIGDSGNHRASAYYAADYCAYPVASMEAERVSLPATLSPGLDFFA; translated from the coding sequence ATGAGCGACTTGTATATCGATGGTCAGTGGCTGGCTGGTGAGGCTGAGGCTATGACTTCAGTGGATCCGGCCCGCAATCGGCCGGTCTGGAACGGTCATGCAGCCAGCGCCGCCCAGGTGGATGCGGCGGTGGCCGCTGCGCGTGCTGCGGCGCCGGGCTGGGCGCGCACATCGCGGGCCCAGCGCCTGGAGGTGCTTGAGCGTTTCGTGGCGCTGCTCAAACAGCATCATGAGGCGCTCGCCGCGTGCATTGCCGAGGAAACCGGAAAACCGCTGTGGGAGGCGCGTACGGAAGTCAGCGCTATGGCCGGCAAGCTCGCAATTTCGGTGCAGGCTCAGGATGAGCGCGCGGGCCACAAGCAATCCGATCTGCCCGCCGGGCGTGCGGTGCTGCGCCATCGCCCGCATGGTGTGGTCGCGGTGTTCGGGCCCTACAACTTCCCCGGCCACCTGCCCAATGGGCACATCATTCCGGCCTTGCTGGCCGGCAACAGCGTGGTGTTCAAGCCCAGCGAGCTGACCCCGTGGGTGGCTGTGCAGACGCTCAAGCTGTGGGATGAGGCGGGTATACCCGCCGGTGTACTGAATCTGGTCCAGGGCGCCGCAGCGACCGGCAAGGCACTGGCCACCCATGCGGATCTGGATGGCCTGTTCTTCACCGGCAGCTCGCGTACGGGCGGCCTGCTGCATGAACAGTTTGCCGCCCATCCGGGCAAGATTCTGGCCCTGGAAATGGGTGGCAACAATCCGCTGATCGTGGAGCAGGTGGCTGATCTGGATGCCGCGGTGCATGACATCGTGCAGTCTGCGTTTGTCACCGCCGGGCAGCGCTGCACCTGTGCACGGCGTCTGTTCGTGCCGCAGGAGGCGTGGGGCGATGCGCTGCTTGATCGGCTGGTTGCTATCAGCGCGCGCCTGCGCGTTGGCCCACCCGATGCAGACCCGCAGCCTTTCATGGGTGCGGTGATCAGCGCAGCGGCGGCGGCCGGTTTGCTTGCCGCGCATGAGGGTCTGATCAAGGCCGGTGGCCAATCGCTGCTGGCTATGCGCCAGCTTGATCCCAACACCGGCTTTGTCACGCCGGGCATCGTTGATGTCACCGCGCTGGGTGATGCACTGCCCGATGAGGAGCATTTCGGGCCGCTGCTCAAGGTGGTGCGTTATGGCGACTTCGATGCCGCGCTGCGGATGGCCAACGCCACCCGTTTTGGTCTGTCAGCCGGTCTTATCAGTGATGATGCTGAACGCTACGCCGAGTTCTTGCACGGTATACGCGCCGGTATCGTCAACTGGAACCGGCCGATCACCGGCGCGGCAAGTTCGGCCCCATTTGGCGGCATAGGCGACTCTGGCAATCATCGCGCCAGCGCCTACTACGCCGCAGATTACTGTGCTTATCCGGTGGCTTCGATGGAGGCCGAGCGGGTCAGTCTGCCCGCCACTCTGAGCCCCGGCCTGGATTTTTTCGCATGA
- a CDS encoding aspartate aminotransferase family protein gives MSIDRALFDQVMVPNYAPSAVIPVRGEGARLWDQQGREYIDFAGGIAVNCLGHRHPALVDALKQQADKLWHLSNVYTNEPALRLAAKITADTFAERVYFCNSGAEANEAALKLARRYAVDHFGAQKDQIIAFDKAFHGRTFFTVTAGGQPAYSDGFGPKPGAIDHVPYNDLEALEAAMSERTCAVLLEPLQGEGGLIEPVPGFIAGVRALCDKYQALMVLDEVQTGVGRTGALYAYMHHDITPDILSSAKGLGGGFPVAAMLTTAKVADSFKVGTHGSTYGGNPLACAVAEAVWDEVNQVPLLQGVLTRGQRFRQHLEDINAEHGLFEEVRGAGLLLGAALKPAYHGRARDVLAAAVEQGVMCLVAGPNVVRFAPSLIIAEDDIDTGMHRFGQAVAKVVAG, from the coding sequence ATGTCGATTGATCGCGCCCTGTTTGACCAGGTCATGGTTCCCAATTACGCCCCTTCGGCGGTGATTCCTGTGCGTGGTGAGGGCGCACGCCTGTGGGATCAGCAGGGCCGTGAGTACATCGATTTCGCCGGCGGTATTGCGGTCAACTGCCTGGGCCACCGTCATCCCGCGCTGGTTGACGCGCTCAAGCAGCAGGCCGACAAGCTGTGGCATCTGAGCAATGTCTACACCAACGAACCGGCCTTGCGTCTGGCCGCCAAGATCACCGCAGACACCTTTGCCGAACGGGTCTATTTCTGCAATTCCGGCGCCGAGGCCAACGAAGCGGCGCTGAAGCTGGCGCGGCGTTACGCGGTCGATCATTTCGGCGCACAGAAAGACCAGATCATTGCCTTCGACAAAGCCTTTCACGGGCGTACGTTCTTCACCGTTACCGCAGGTGGGCAGCCGGCTTATTCGGATGGCTTCGGTCCCAAGCCGGGCGCGATCGATCATGTGCCCTACAACGATCTTGAAGCGCTGGAGGCGGCCATGTCGGAGCGCACCTGCGCGGTGCTGCTGGAGCCTTTGCAGGGCGAGGGCGGTTTGATCGAACCAGTGCCCGGTTTCATTGCAGGTGTGCGTGCGCTGTGTGACAAATATCAGGCGCTGATGGTGCTCGACGAAGTGCAGACCGGTGTGGGCCGCACCGGCGCGCTGTATGCCTACATGCATCACGACATCACCCCGGACATACTGAGCAGCGCCAAAGGTCTGGGCGGCGGTTTTCCGGTGGCCGCAATGCTGACCACGGCCAAGGTTGCGGACAGTTTCAAAGTGGGCACCCATGGCAGCACCTATGGCGGCAATCCGCTGGCCTGCGCGGTGGCCGAGGCGGTCTGGGATGAGGTCAATCAGGTGCCGCTGCTGCAAGGCGTGCTGACGCGCGGCCAGCGTTTCCGCCAGCATCTTGAGGACATCAACGCCGAGCATGGCCTGTTCGAGGAGGTGCGTGGGGCCGGGCTGCTGCTGGGGGCGGCGCTCAAGCCGGCCTACCATGGGCGCGCGCGTGACGTGCTGGCGGCCGCCGTGGAGCAGGGCGTGATGTGTCTTGTGGCCGGACCCAATGTGGTGCGCTTTGCGCCATCGCTGATCATTGCCGAGGATGACATTGACACCGGCATGCATCGTTTCGGCCAGGCCGTCGCCAAGGTCGTAGCGGGATGA
- the astA gene encoding arginine N-succinyltransferase — MNLIRPIEPRDFPALVRFAHESGHGFTSLPKHDAQLQSKIDRAEVAFHDGPNAKGGAGFLFVMEDADSGEVLGTSGIEARVGIEDALYHYHLSRVVHSSRELDIHNTVDVLTLCNDYSNATEICTLFLTGAARARHNGYLLSRFRFLFMAQRPQLFADTVIAEMRGRSDSEGRSPFWGWLQKHFFSMDLADAVHRVGMGQKSFIAELMPRYPVYVSLLDDDAQATIGQVHDDTAPALKLLQREGFGWRGYIDPFDAGPTVEAQRDAIATAARSCELRAQVVPHINGPTSLITNTRQAAFRAVLMPAQQGDNILNIDDATARALDVCSGDPVRVASME, encoded by the coding sequence ATGAACCTCATCCGGCCGATCGAGCCGCGCGACTTCCCGGCACTGGTGCGCTTTGCCCACGAATCCGGGCATGGCTTCACCTCCCTGCCCAAGCACGACGCCCAGCTGCAGTCCAAGATCGACCGTGCCGAGGTGGCTTTTCATGACGGCCCTAACGCCAAGGGTGGCGCAGGTTTTCTGTTCGTGATGGAAGATGCCGATTCCGGCGAAGTGCTTGGCACCAGCGGTATTGAAGCGCGCGTGGGCATCGAGGATGCGCTGTACCACTATCACCTCAGCCGGGTGGTGCATTCTTCGCGTGAGCTGGACATCCACAACACCGTGGATGTGCTGACCCTGTGCAATGACTATTCCAACGCCACCGAGATCTGCACCCTGTTTCTGACCGGTGCGGCGCGGGCGCGACACAATGGCTACTTGCTGTCGCGCTTTCGTTTTCTGTTCATGGCCCAGCGTCCGCAGCTGTTTGCCGACACCGTGATTGCCGAAATGCGCGGGCGCAGTGACAGCGAGGGGCGCTCACCGTTCTGGGGCTGGCTGCAGAAGCATTTCTTTTCCATGGATCTGGCCGATGCGGTGCATCGGGTGGGGATGGGGCAGAAATCCTTTATTGCCGAGCTGATGCCGCGTTATCCGGTCTACGTTAGTCTGCTCGACGACGACGCCCAGGCCACCATTGGCCAGGTGCATGATGACACCGCACCGGCGCTCAAGCTGCTGCAACGTGAGGGTTTCGGCTGGCGCGGTTACATCGACCCGTTTGATGCCGGACCCACGGTGGAGGCGCAGCGCGATGCGATTGCCACCGCAGCCCGCAGCTGCGAGTTGCGGGCCCAGGTTGTACCGCACATCAATGGCCCGACCAGTCTGATCACCAACACCCGCCAGGCCGCATTTCGCGCGGTGCTGATGCCCGCGCAGCAGGGCGACAACATCTTGAACATTGACGACGCCACCGCGCGCGCACTGGATGTGTGCAGCGGCGACCCCGTGCGCGTCGCGAGCATGGAGTGA
- the ssb gene encoding single-stranded DNA-binding protein, producing MSSRGINKVILVGNLGADPETRYMPSGGAVTNLRLATSESWKDKQSGEMQERTEWHRVVLFNRLGEVAAEYLRKGSQVYIEGQIRTRKWQGNDGQDRYTTEIVANEMQMLGGRGGGGGGQGGGNYGGGGGGGGNRGGGGYGNDSYGDSKPQPSSPMNEPQIDPDDDIPF from the coding sequence ATGAGCAGTCGCGGAATCAACAAAGTCATCCTGGTCGGCAATCTGGGTGCTGATCCGGAAACCCGGTACATGCCGTCTGGCGGCGCCGTGACCAACCTGCGCCTGGCCACTAGCGAAAGCTGGAAGGACAAGCAGAGCGGGGAAATGCAGGAGCGCACCGAATGGCACCGCGTGGTGCTGTTCAATCGCCTGGGCGAAGTGGCGGCCGAGTATCTGCGCAAAGGCAGTCAGGTTTATATCGAAGGCCAGATTCGCACGCGCAAATGGCAGGGCAACGACGGCCAGGACCGCTACACCACGGAAATCGTCGCCAACGAGATGCAGATGCTCGGCGGTCGCGGCGGCGGCGGTGGTGGCCAGGGCGGCGGCAACTACGGCGGCGGTGGCGGTGGCGGTGGTAACCGTGGCGGTGGCGGCTATGGCAATGACAGCTACGGTGACAGCAAGCCGCAACCGTCAAGCCCGATGAATGAACCGCAGATCGACCCTGACGACGATATTCCGTTCTAA
- a CDS encoding MFS transporter, protein MTPIERRATLILAAILVLRMTALFMVLPVLAPWALSLAGQPGVAVGLAVGGYGLTQALLQIPFGWLSDRVGRKPVMLFGLAVFALGSLVAARAQDIDTLLMARLLQGGGAIAAASTALLSDLTRESVRTTAMAIIGASIGGAFLLALIVGPALLSVTAVPGLFDIAAVGALLAMVLVLLLPPAPPIKPAAEQASPSVLRADLLQLDGGVFALHAMLASLFVGLPLMLQQEWGWPPATHWKVYLPVMLASLLPVFPLIRYLERRGRIVAAIPVAVMVLTLACVLIGEQWLWLPLTLWMFFCAFNLLEASLPSLVSRRAPAASRGRAMGVFSSAQFLGAFCGAALGGLVLKYAGPSVVILSAACWGCLWLGLLAVRIMGANPLSTVRDEPAVQTAGGDPQRSQSKECE, encoded by the coding sequence ATGACCCCGATTGAACGCCGCGCAACGCTGATTCTGGCTGCCATTTTGGTGCTGCGGATGACAGCTTTGTTTATGGTGCTCCCGGTGCTTGCGCCCTGGGCCCTGTCTCTGGCTGGGCAACCCGGTGTTGCAGTGGGCTTGGCGGTTGGCGGTTACGGTCTTACCCAGGCTTTGTTGCAGATCCCATTCGGTTGGCTGTCTGACCGGGTCGGGCGCAAGCCGGTCATGCTTTTCGGTTTGGCCGTGTTTGCACTCGGCAGCCTGGTTGCGGCGCGTGCTCAAGACATCGACACTTTGCTGATGGCCCGGCTGTTGCAGGGGGGCGGGGCAATTGCTGCGGCCTCCACCGCGCTGCTGTCTGATCTCACGCGCGAATCTGTGCGAACAACGGCCATGGCCATTATCGGCGCAAGCATCGGCGGTGCATTCCTGTTGGCGCTGATTGTTGGTCCGGCCTTGCTCAGTGTTACGGCGGTGCCTGGTTTGTTTGACATCGCGGCGGTGGGGGCTTTGCTGGCCATGGTGCTGGTTCTGCTGCTGCCACCGGCGCCGCCCATCAAGCCGGCCGCGGAGCAGGCGAGTCCCTCTGTTTTGCGCGCTGACCTGTTGCAACTTGACGGCGGTGTATTCGCCCTGCATGCCATGCTGGCGAGTCTGTTTGTTGGGCTGCCGCTGATGCTGCAGCAGGAATGGGGCTGGCCGCCGGCTACGCATTGGAAGGTTTACCTGCCTGTCATGTTGGCGTCCCTGTTGCCGGTTTTTCCTCTGATCCGCTATCTGGAGCGTCGCGGACGCATCGTTGCCGCGATTCCTGTCGCCGTCATGGTGTTGACCCTGGCGTGCGTGCTGATTGGAGAGCAGTGGCTGTGGTTGCCGCTGACCTTGTGGATGTTCTTCTGTGCCTTCAATTTGCTTGAAGCCAGTCTGCCGTCGCTGGTTTCGCGGCGGGCCCCGGCGGCCTCGCGCGGGCGGGCCATGGGGGTGTTTTCGAGCGCGCAGTTCCTCGGTGCGTTTTGCGGTGCGGCGCTGGGTGGTCTGGTTCTGAAGTACGCTGGGCCCAGCGTTGTCATATTGTCGGCCGCCTGTTGGGGCTGCCTGTGGCTGGGATTGCTCGCTGTCCGCATAATGGGCGCCAATCCGTTATCAACTGTGCGGGACGAACCGGCGGTGCAGACTGCCGGTGGCGACCCGCAACGATCACAATCCAAGGAGTGCGAATGA
- the astB gene encoding N-succinylarginine dihydrolase — protein MNTATTLEANFDGLVGPTHNYAGLSFGNVASQNNLGSESSPRAAALQGLAKMKAMHDLGLMQGVLPPQQRPDLAALRRLGFAGSDAEVLGEAARTQPRLLGAVSSASSMWVANAATVSPSADTRDGRVHFTPANLVNKFHRSIEVPTTARALQAIFPEGEHFAHHAALPAVDDFGDEGAANHTRLCAEYGEPGLELFVYGKDAGAPEHGPQRYPARHTLQASQAVARLHGLAPQACVFLQQNPAVIDQGVFHNDVIAVGNRNVLFFHEQAFVQDPRPALAAAWQTASPLHCIEVPSAAVSVEDAVSSYLFNSQLVTLPAGGHALILPQECRDNPAVWAYLQGLLDSDGPIEQFKVFNLTESMRNGGGPACLRLRVVLTPAQQAALNSAALLDETLYARLKAWVERHYRERLHVQDLADPQLHQECCSALDELTGILKLGAIYPFQQV, from the coding sequence ATGAACACAGCGACCACGCTTGAAGCCAACTTTGATGGCCTGGTTGGACCGACCCACAACTATGCCGGCCTGTCCTTCGGCAATGTCGCCTCGCAAAACAATCTGGGCAGTGAATCCTCGCCGCGGGCGGCCGCATTGCAGGGGCTGGCCAAGATGAAGGCCATGCACGACCTGGGCTTGATGCAAGGCGTGTTGCCGCCGCAGCAACGCCCGGACCTTGCGGCACTGCGGCGGCTGGGTTTTGCCGGCAGTGATGCGGAGGTGCTGGGCGAGGCGGCACGTACGCAGCCGCGTTTGCTCGGCGCGGTGAGTTCGGCATCCAGCATGTGGGTGGCCAACGCGGCCACCGTTTCGCCCAGCGCCGATACCCGCGATGGGCGGGTTCACTTCACCCCGGCCAATCTGGTCAACAAGTTTCACCGCTCGATCGAAGTGCCGACCACCGCAAGAGCGCTGCAGGCGATCTTTCCTGAGGGTGAGCATTTTGCCCATCATGCCGCGCTGCCTGCGGTGGATGATTTTGGTGACGAGGGTGCCGCCAATCACACCCGTTTGTGCGCCGAGTACGGCGAGCCGGGGCTGGAGTTGTTCGTCTACGGCAAGGATGCGGGTGCGCCCGAACATGGCCCGCAGCGCTATCCGGCGCGTCACACCCTGCAGGCGTCACAGGCGGTCGCGCGGCTGCACGGTCTGGCCCCGCAGGCCTGCGTGTTTCTGCAACAGAACCCGGCGGTGATCGACCAGGGCGTGTTTCACAATGACGTGATCGCGGTGGGCAACCGCAATGTGCTGTTCTTTCACGAACAGGCTTTCGTGCAGGACCCGCGCCCCGCGCTGGCGGCAGCCTGGCAGACCGCTTCACCTTTGCACTGCATTGAGGTGCCCAGCGCAGCGGTGAGTGTGGAGGATGCGGTCAGCAGCTATCTGTTCAACAGCCAGCTGGTCACGCTGCCGGCGGGTGGTCATGCCCTGATCCTGCCCCAGGAATGCCGTGACAACCCGGCAGTGTGGGCTTACTTGCAGGGCTTGCTGGACAGTGACGGGCCGATCGAGCAGTTCAAAGTGTTCAACCTGACGGAAAGCATGCGCAACGGCGGCGGCCCGGCCTGTTTGCGCCTGCGCGTGGTGCTCACCCCGGCGCAGCAGGCTGCGCTGAATTCAGCGGCGCTGCTGGATGAGACCTTGTACGCCCGCCTGAAGGCCTGGGTTGAACGGCACTACCGCGAACGCTTGCATGTCCAGGATCTGGCCGATCCGCAGCTGCACCAGGAATGCTGTAGCGCGCTGGACGAGCTGACCGGCATCCTCAAGCTCGGCGCGATCTATCCGTTTCAGCAGGTCTGA